A region of Liolophura sinensis isolate JHLJ2023 chromosome 8, CUHK_Ljap_v2, whole genome shotgun sequence DNA encodes the following proteins:
- the LOC135473404 gene encoding glycine receptor subunit alpha-2-like, translating to MALWNTETLIFAAHPGNEGVIHRRFLVKHILADYDPNVAPGDLEIKPTEVGVQMYLRHLDSFNEATMPHPEPLELNVNVMDSLWVPDLFFANEKTAMVHDVTVPNRLMHVYRNGTVRYSVRLSMKLGCEMSLQYYPFDSQTCLVEAESYGHTTDSMLFSWYGDNPFITPDDMLVAHFHIMKVDTIDCTRGYGTADKFTCLRSNIYLERDHGYFILQVYIPSALIVLLSWVSFFLNVDAVPARISLGVLTVLTLTTQSSTLQASLPQVSYVKALDAWLATCLCFVFAALLEFAAVNVLSRQNKSESTASLKQVSCDKHSQTYT from the exons ATGGCTTTGTGGAACACAGAGACACTTATCTTCGCTGCTCACCCAGGAAATGAAGGCGTTATACACAG GCGATTCCTTGTAAAACACATACTAGCCGACTATGACCCTAACGTGGCACCTGGCGATTTGGAGA TCAAGCCGACTGAAGTGGGAGTGCAGATGTACCTACGACACCTCGATTCATTTAACGAGGCTACCATG CCACATCCTGAGCCCTTGGAGCTGAATGTCAATGTGATGGACAGCTTGTGGGTGCCTGACTTGTTCTTCGCCAATGAGAAGACCGCCATGGTTCATGACGTCACGGTTCCCAATCGATTAATGCACGTGTACAGGAATGGCACAGTTAGATACAGCGTGAG ACTTTCCATGAAATTAGGCTGTGAGATGAGCTTACAGTACTACCCGTTTGACAGTCAGACATGCCTTGTGGAGGCTGAAAGTT ACGGACACACAACGGATTCTATGTTATTCTCCTGGTACGGAGACAACCCGTTTATTACTCCTGATGATATGCTCGTCGCACATTTTCACATAATGAAAGTGGACACAATCGATTGCACAAGAGGTTATGGGACAG CAGACAAGTTTACGTGTCTGAGATCGAATATCTATCTGGAAAGAGACCACGGCTATTTCATCCTTCAGGTGTACATTCCCAGTGCTCTGATTGTCCTCCTGAGTTGGGTCTCCTTCTTCTTGAACGTGGACGCCGTGCCCGCCCGGATCTCCCTCGGGGTGCTCACCGTGCTTACCCTCACCACCCAGAGCTCCACCCTACAGGCCAGCCTCCCTCAGGTCTCCTACGTCAAGGCCCTGGACGCTTGGCTGGCCACCtgtctgtgttttgtatttGCTGCGCTCCTTGAGTTTGCCGCTGTTAATGTCCTAAGCAGGCAAAACAAGTCTGAGAGCACCGCAAGCCTTAAACAGGTGAGCTGTGACAAACATAGCCAGACATACACGTAG